The Brachyspira hyodysenteriae ATCC 27164 genome includes a window with the following:
- a CDS encoding DeoR/GlpR family DNA-binding transcription regulator, giving the protein MDFKYRNVILNYIKENKEASIHDIVELCSITIPTARKYLNELSNENLISFKRGKAVITSSFYYSNFSRKINENQDLKKQIGEYASSFISNNKTIFIGGGSTSFYILENILNYKNITIVTNSVPIITFVIQHPEINLIVIGGKWNDRTESFESNDIKQLEDLYPDISFVGAMGIDINRGVTQNTQMQQQTEFIMFEKSKESFILADSTKFNIAYPWTVFPIEKISNIITDNKFDDKDIEVWNNIGISIFKYK; this is encoded by the coding sequence ATGGATTTTAAATATAGAAATGTAATATTAAATTATATAAAGGAAAATAAAGAAGCAAGCATACATGATATTGTGGAACTATGCTCTATAACTATACCAACAGCAAGAAAATATTTAAATGAACTTTCAAATGAAAATTTAATTTCTTTCAAAAGAGGAAAAGCTGTTATTACATCATCATTTTATTATTCAAATTTTTCAAGAAAGATAAATGAAAATCAGGATTTAAAAAAACAAATAGGAGAATATGCTTCTTCTTTTATCAGTAATAATAAAACCATATTTATAGGAGGAGGATCAACTTCATTTTATATATTAGAAAATATACTAAACTATAAAAATATAACAATAGTAACTAATTCAGTGCCTATAATAACATTTGTAATACAGCATCCTGAAATAAATTTAATAGTTATAGGCGGAAAATGGAATGACAGAACAGAATCTTTTGAATCAAATGATATAAAACAACTTGAAGATTTGTATCCTGACATAAGTTTTGTAGGCGCTATGGGAATAGATATAAACAGAGGTGTTACTCAAAATACTCAAATGCAGCAGCAAACAGAGTTTATAATGTTTGAAAAAAGTAAAGAATCATTCATATTGGCAGACAGCACAAAATTCAATATAGCATATCCATGGACTGTTTTTCCAATAGAAAAGATTTCTAATATCATAACTGATAATAAATTTGATGATAAAGATATAGAAGTTTGGAATAATATAGGAATATCCATATTCAAATACAAATAA
- a CDS encoding PTS transporter subunit EIIC, translated as MAKNKINYEELGGIILPYIVGKENIHKLTHCATRLRFELKNRDIVDVDSIKAIDGVIDVVEGGGQFQIIIGMNVQTVYKSLNRVLGVSNDSVNTSSSEKPAKKSLLERFMNTISTIFTPMIPAITGAGMIKAILAILVLTKAIDTNGHTYYILNMISDAAFYFLPMLLAYGAALKFECNPILSITLAGVLLHPSWIALVNGNEAASLFAIKLTLVDYSGSVLPIIITVWIQSFIEKYADKYSPEMIKFFTKPLITILLTGILALLFIGPLGSKLNDIVASFANILNDKVSWLIPLLMGALQPVMLLTGTAWSLTPIATMQIAKNGYEQVNGPGMLASNIAQGGATLAVALKAKDKELKQLAASTGFTALLGITEPSLFGVTVKLKTPLIAAMIGGGVGGIYAGLSGLVRYAFVSPGLTALPVFIGENPMNIVHAIITCVISFAVGFIVSFFITKIE; from the coding sequence ATGGCTAAAAATAAAATTAATTATGAAGAATTAGGCGGCATTATATTGCCTTATATAGTAGGTAAGGAAAATATTCATAAACTTACTCATTGTGCTACAAGATTAAGATTTGAATTAAAAAATAGAGATATAGTTGATGTAGATTCTATAAAGGCTATAGATGGTGTAATAGATGTAGTAGAAGGAGGCGGACAGTTTCAAATTATAATAGGAATGAATGTACAGACTGTATATAAGTCTTTAAATAGAGTATTAGGCGTATCTAATGATAGTGTTAATACTTCTTCATCAGAAAAACCGGCTAAAAAATCATTATTAGAAAGATTTATGAATACAATATCTACTATATTTACTCCTATGATTCCTGCCATAACAGGAGCTGGTATGATAAAAGCCATACTTGCAATATTAGTTTTAACTAAGGCAATAGATACTAATGGTCATACTTATTATATTTTAAATATGATATCCGATGCTGCTTTTTATTTTCTTCCAATGTTATTAGCTTATGGCGCTGCTTTAAAATTTGAATGCAATCCTATATTATCTATAACATTAGCCGGAGTATTGCTCCATCCTAGTTGGATAGCTTTGGTTAATGGCAATGAAGCTGCTTCTTTATTTGCCATAAAACTTACATTAGTTGATTATTCCGGAAGTGTTTTGCCTATAATAATTACAGTATGGATACAGAGTTTTATAGAAAAATATGCTGATAAATATTCTCCTGAAATGATAAAATTTTTTACTAAGCCATTAATAACAATATTGCTTACTGGTATATTAGCTTTATTATTTATAGGTCCTTTAGGTTCAAAATTAAATGATATTGTTGCTTCTTTTGCTAATATATTGAATGATAAAGTAAGCTGGCTTATACCATTATTGATGGGAGCTTTACAGCCGGTTATGCTTTTGACAGGAACAGCTTGGAGTTTAACACCTATAGCAACTATGCAAATAGCTAAAAACGGATATGAACAGGTTAATGGTCCTGGAATGTTAGCTTCTAATATAGCACAAGGCGGTGCAACTTTAGCTGTGGCATTAAAGGCAAAAGACAAAGAGTTAAAACAATTAGCTGCTTCTACAGGTTTTACAGCTCTTCTTGGAATTACAGAACCTTCTTTATTTGGTGTTACTGTAAAATTAAAAACTCCTTTAATTGCTGCTATGATAGGAGGCGGAGTAGGCGGTATATATGCAGGTTTATCAGGACTTGTTAGATATGCTTTTGTATCTCCTGGATTAACTGCATTGCCTGTATTTATAGGCGAAAATCCTATGAATATAGTTCATGCCATAATAACATGTGTTATTTCTTTTGCTGTAGGTTTTATAGTGAGTTTCTTTATTACTAAAATAGAATAG
- a CDS encoding ParA family protein, producing the protein MSKVIAIVNQKGGVGKTTTAVNLSANIAKMGHKTLLIDIDPQANACLGIGITRDQMQKSVYDILIGQADAKEVIMPTYQENLFLIPADSDLVGAQIELVNEIAREYKLKKAVEAIKNDYEYIIIDCPPTLGILTLNALTAADSVLIPIQCEFYALDGVAELNNTIALVKENLNKELKIEGVLLTMYDARTKLASDVVKEVVNFFKEKTYKTMIPRNVRLSEAPSYGKAIGDYDKDCVGARSYKEFAKEFVEKSK; encoded by the coding sequence ATGTCTAAAGTTATAGCTATAGTTAATCAAAAAGGCGGAGTAGGAAAAACTACTACAGCTGTTAATTTAAGTGCCAACATAGCAAAAATGGGTCATAAAACACTTCTTATAGATATAGACCCTCAGGCAAATGCTTGTCTAGGTATAGGAATTACAAGAGATCAAATGCAAAAAAGTGTATATGATATATTGATAGGACAGGCTGATGCAAAAGAAGTTATAATGCCTACTTATCAGGAAAATTTATTCCTTATACCAGCAGATTCTGATTTGGTAGGTGCTCAGATAGAACTTGTTAATGAAATAGCTAGAGAATATAAATTAAAAAAGGCTGTAGAAGCTATAAAAAATGACTATGAATATATTATTATAGACTGTCCACCTACTTTGGGTATATTAACACTTAATGCATTAACGGCAGCGGACTCTGTGCTTATACCTATACAATGCGAGTTTTATGCATTAGACGGAGTTGCTGAACTTAATAATACAATAGCACTTGTAAAAGAAAATCTTAATAAAGAGTTAAAAATAGAGGGTGTTCTTCTTACTATGTATGATGCTAGAACAAAATTAGCTTCAGATGTAGTAAAAGAAGTTGTAAATTTCTTTAAAGAGAAAACTTATAAAACTATGATACCTAGAAATGTAAGATTAAGTGAGGCTCCTTCATACGGTAAAGCTATAGGAGACTATGATAAAGACTGCGTAGGGGCTAGAAGCTACAAAGAATTTGCTAAGGAATTTGTTGAAAAGTCTAAATAA
- a CDS encoding DUF4384 domain-containing protein has protein sequence MKTALKYILIITIISLNLYSRETLLIATVDLDHSLRANEPLRKELVKAINRFHYLKQKTSISVDREKKKLFSTNVLTLQEGLTVASNLKVQAVIIMDSEKVLKNTNNNNNNKITINSNDINTILSNYNITNTMFSNDIVLTNEIKDLGDLIEYGIGEKKENIDKDGEEKSDEELYEIRYNLKVMDMATGYTLKEYKLKNNYETISAMQEICTYLEFHLSNRIFKYIEYPINGIYLNFRIERITLENKTNIINNIGEIIEGESFTLNFRSNMEGYLYIFAFQNDGNVILMYPNDFNNFTNDKYENKIYARKNYIIPPSNSKFNIKIRPPFGEDAFYCLYTRKEQKWITGEYFKGDGFKICPKNKIAEFTDKLKYKLKFISYEDWQISKIYLKSISETNELLTQ, from the coding sequence TTGAAAACTGCATTAAAATATATTTTAATTATAACTATAATATCATTAAATCTTTATTCAAGAGAAACACTGCTTATAGCTACTGTAGATTTAGATCATAGTTTAAGAGCTAATGAGCCTTTAAGAAAAGAGCTCGTAAAAGCAATAAATAGATTTCATTATCTAAAACAAAAAACTTCTATTTCTGTAGACAGAGAAAAGAAAAAATTATTTTCTACAAATGTACTTACTTTACAAGAAGGCTTAACTGTTGCATCAAATCTAAAAGTACAGGCTGTTATTATAATGGACAGCGAAAAAGTATTAAAAAATACAAATAATAATAACAACAATAAAATCACAATCAATTCAAACGATATAAATACAATATTAAGCAATTATAATATTACAAATACAATGTTTAGTAATGATATAGTGCTTACAAATGAGATAAAAGATTTAGGCGACTTGATAGAATATGGAATAGGAGAAAAAAAAGAAAACATAGATAAAGACGGAGAAGAAAAAAGCGATGAAGAACTTTATGAAATAAGATATAATTTAAAAGTTATGGATATGGCAACAGGATATACACTTAAAGAATATAAATTAAAAAATAATTATGAAACCATATCTGCTATGCAAGAAATATGCACTTATCTAGAATTTCATTTATCCAACCGCATATTTAAATACATTGAATATCCTATAAATGGAATATATTTAAACTTTAGAATAGAAAGAATTACATTAGAAAATAAAACAAATATAATAAATAATATAGGCGAAATAATAGAAGGAGAATCTTTCACTTTGAATTTCAGATCAAATATGGAAGGTTATCTATACATTTTTGCTTTTCAAAATGACGGAAATGTAATATTGATGTATCCAAATGATTTCAATAACTTCACAAATGATAAATATGAGAATAAAATATATGCTAGAAAAAACTATATAATTCCTCCTTCTAACTCTAAATTCAATATAAAAATAAGGCCTCCATTCGGAGAAGATGCCTTTTATTGTTTATACACAAGAAAAGAACAGAAATGGATAACAGGGGAATATTTCAAAGGTGATGGCTTTAAGATATGTCCAAAAAATAAAATAGCTGAATTTACTGATAAATTAAAATACAAATTGAAATTTATTAGTTATGAAGATTGGCAAATATCAAAGATATATTTAAAATCTATTTCAGAAACAAATGAGCTATTAACTCAGTAA
- a CDS encoding TIGR00282 family metallophosphoesterase, whose protein sequence is MSVKNILCLGDIIGVTGRYAIRRHLEEIKLENNIDFIIANGENAANGIGITRDTAAELFNSGIDVLTSGNHIWNNRDVFALIGNEHRLLRPYNYPSDAPGLGYYIYDMLDCKIGVINLMGRTFMDTLDCPFKKANLAIKHIKEKTNIIFIDFHAEATAEKIAFSYYLESQVSCIFGTHTHVQTADEKILSSYTAYISDVGMCGSYNSVIGMKKEPAIARFVTKMPHRFEVETTSPMINGIVVQIDTVTGKAISIKRINLVYHNDIVERQEK, encoded by the coding sequence ATGTCTGTGAAGAATATACTATGTCTTGGCGATATTATAGGCGTTACAGGACGTTATGCTATAAGAAGGCATTTAGAAGAAATAAAATTAGAGAATAATATAGACTTTATAATAGCAAATGGTGAAAATGCTGCCAATGGAATAGGGATCACTAGAGATACAGCGGCTGAACTTTTTAATTCCGGTATAGATGTACTAACTTCTGGTAATCATATTTGGAATAATAGAGATGTTTTTGCTTTAATAGGAAATGAACATCGTCTGCTTCGTCCGTATAATTATCCTAGTGATGCTCCTGGGCTTGGCTATTATATATATGATATGTTGGATTGTAAGATTGGGGTAATTAATCTTATGGGAAGGACTTTTATGGATACATTGGATTGTCCTTTCAAGAAAGCCAATCTTGCAATTAAGCATATAAAAGAAAAAACAAATATCATATTCATAGATTTCCATGCTGAAGCTACAGCGGAAAAAATAGCTTTTTCATATTATCTTGAAAGTCAGGTTTCATGCATATTTGGTACACATACGCATGTTCAAACTGCAGATGAAAAGATATTATCATCGTATACAGCTTATATATCTGATGTAGGTATGTGCGGAAGTTATAATTCTGTTATAGGAATGAAAAAAGAGCCTGCTATTGCCAGATTTGTTACTAAAATGCCTCATAGATTTGAGGTTGAAACTACTAGTCCTATGATTAATGGTATTGTAGTTCAAATTGATACTGTAACAGGTAAAGCTATTTCTATTAAGCGTATAAATTTGGTTTATCATAATGATATTGTAGAAAGACAAGAAAAATAA
- a CDS encoding glutamate-5-semialdehyde dehydrogenase, which yields MQLIDLVKNAKEATYKLQSLNTDIKNNALLEIAKKIEENKDKIFEANKKDLEYAQKLLDENKISKSMFNRLKLDENKLIDVVSGIRDVVKLEDPINKVLLETELDDNLLLKKISCPIGLIAVIFEARPDVISQISSLCIKSSNAVILKGGSEGENTNKAIYNIIEETLNNIKEFPKNSVNLVFTREDIKELLSMDKYIDLIIPRGGNSLVQYIKSNTNIPVLGHADGICHLYIDESADQEKALKICLDSKAQYPSACNAVETILVNKNIASEYLPKLYNLFKENEITMNADAEVKKILTSSDIGEVKEWHFEYGDKEVSLKIVSDTEEAYNHINKYGSHHTDSIISENKDNIEKFMTFVDSANVYCNASTRFSDGFRYGFGAEVGISTNKTHARGPVGLEGLTIYKYKIFGNYQVVDDYVNHRASFKHKRIK from the coding sequence ATGCAATTAATAGATTTAGTAAAAAATGCAAAAGAAGCCACATATAAATTACAATCATTGAATACAGATATAAAAAATAATGCTCTTCTTGAAATAGCAAAAAAAATTGAAGAAAATAAAGATAAAATATTTGAAGCTAATAAAAAAGATTTGGAATATGCTCAAAAACTTCTTGATGAAAATAAAATTTCTAAATCTATGTTTAACAGATTAAAATTAGATGAAAATAAATTAATAGATGTTGTTTCAGGAATTAGAGATGTTGTAAAATTAGAAGACCCTATTAATAAAGTATTATTAGAAACAGAACTTGATGATAATTTATTATTAAAAAAAATATCCTGCCCTATTGGACTTATAGCTGTAATATTTGAGGCTCGTCCTGATGTTATATCTCAAATATCTTCTTTATGTATAAAATCATCTAATGCCGTTATACTTAAAGGAGGAAGCGAAGGGGAAAACACTAATAAAGCAATATACAATATAATAGAAGAAACTCTAAATAATATAAAAGAATTTCCAAAAAATTCTGTTAATTTGGTATTCACTAGAGAGGATATAAAAGAATTATTATCAATGGATAAATATATCGATTTAATAATACCAAGAGGCGGAAACAGTTTAGTACAGTATATAAAATCAAATACAAATATACCTGTACTAGGACATGCTGACGGTATATGTCATTTATATATAGATGAATCTGCCGATCAGGAAAAAGCATTAAAAATATGTTTGGATTCAAAGGCTCAGTATCCAAGTGCATGCAATGCTGTTGAAACTATACTTGTAAATAAGAATATCGCTTCAGAATACTTACCAAAACTTTATAATTTATTCAAAGAAAATGAAATAACAATGAACGCTGACGCTGAAGTAAAAAAAATATTAACTTCATCTGATATAGGCGAAGTAAAAGAATGGCATTTTGAATATGGAGATAAAGAAGTATCATTAAAAATAGTATCAGATACAGAAGAAGCATACAATCATATCAACAAATACGGTTCTCATCATACAGACTCTATAATATCAGAAAACAAAGATAATATAGAAAAGTTCATGACATTCGTTGATTCTGCCAATGTATACTGCAATGCTTCAACAAGATTTTCAGACGGATTCAGATATGGTTTTGGTGCTGAGGTAGGAATTTCAACAAACAAAACTCATGCAAGAGGTCCTGTAGGTTTGGAAGGATTAACAATATACAAATACAAAATTTTTGGTAACTATCAAGTAGTAGATGATTATGTTAACCATAGAGCTAGTTTCAAACATAAAAGGATAAAATAA
- a CDS encoding 50S ribosomal protein L11 methyltransferase yields MLIYSLSIKIERGFEDIIEAVIESGKLNILGFNTEFPIKEESISIVNIYNENEEILKNNLNIIEENIKGIAEYTYKTEELKSEEYLTSYMDFLKPFNIGDVTIVPNLKDFYNEECENPLYIAKQYAFGSGTHETTSLALEMIYEYSNNNDIVSKSIADIGCGSGILSLFAYKLGARNITSIDIDNDAVHCTLDNADYNSIKLDNVILGNSRDLINMNLKFDLVIANIETDILIDILPDLKELLKPSSTLILSGILLEKESYMINAIRENKLNTFLRKRKNDWVSLMLNL; encoded by the coding sequence ATGTTAATATATTCATTATCAATAAAAATAGAAAGAGGTTTTGAAGATATAATTGAGGCTGTTATAGAAAGCGGTAAATTAAATATATTAGGTTTTAATACAGAGTTTCCTATAAAAGAAGAAAGTATTTCAATAGTTAATATATACAATGAAAATGAAGAAATATTAAAAAATAATTTAAATATAATAGAAGAAAATATTAAAGGTATAGCTGAATACACATACAAAACAGAAGAATTAAAATCTGAAGAATATTTAACTTCATATATGGATTTTCTTAAACCTTTCAATATAGGAGATGTTACTATAGTACCGAATTTAAAAGATTTTTATAATGAAGAATGTGAGAATCCTCTTTATATAGCAAAGCAATATGCATTCGGTTCTGGAACCCATGAAACTACATCTCTTGCACTTGAAATGATTTATGAATATTCAAATAATAATGATATCGTTTCAAAAAGTATAGCTGATATAGGATGCGGAAGCGGTATATTATCATTATTCGCTTATAAACTAGGTGCAAGAAATATTACCTCTATAGATATTGATAATGATGCTGTTCATTGCACTCTCGATAATGCTGATTACAATAGTATAAAACTTGATAATGTTATACTTGGAAATTCTAGAGATTTAATCAATATGAATTTAAAATTCGATTTGGTAATAGCTAATATTGAAACTGATATTTTAATAGATATTCTTCCGGATTTAAAAGAATTATTAAAACCTAGTTCTACTTTAATATTATCAGGAATTTTACTAGAAAAAGAATCTTATATGATTAATGCCATTAGAGAAAATAAACTCAATACCTTTTTAAGAAAAAGAAAAAATGATTGGGTATCTTTAATGCTTAATCTATAA
- a CDS encoding ParB/RepB/Spo0J family partition protein — MSRKGGLGGQGLSALIKSADNEIRTAAEEAEKNGVLEIDVSLIDVNPDQPRKVFNEEEIQGLAESIKENGLINPITLREKDGKYQIISGERRFRAFKFLNRNKVPALVLQNIADSKMLELTLVENIQRADLNAIEVARSYKKLIYDLNIKQEELALRVGKSRSTISNSMRILDLSENIQNLILESKITEGHARAILSLSDENEREEFAKEIIEKGYSVRECERIVKERKNNISNDLSGSNEENTENQNEAKKENKKDPNIKKLENDLEKIFSTKVNVIDKNGKEGKIVIEYYSSDDLSRIMDMLEKIYERETGIKPTLEY, encoded by the coding sequence ATGAGTAGAAAAGGCGGACTTGGTGGTCAGGGGTTAAGTGCATTAATAAAATCTGCTGACAATGAAATAAGAACAGCAGCTGAAGAAGCAGAAAAAAACGGAGTACTAGAGATAGATGTATCTCTTATAGATGTTAATCCGGATCAGCCTAGAAAAGTATTCAATGAAGAAGAAATACAAGGTCTTGCTGAATCAATAAAAGAAAATGGACTTATAAATCCTATTACTTTAAGAGAAAAAGACGGAAAATACCAAATAATATCCGGAGAAAGAAGATTCAGAGCTTTCAAATTCTTAAACAGAAACAAAGTTCCGGCATTAGTTCTCCAAAATATAGCAGATTCTAAAATGCTTGAGCTTACTTTAGTTGAAAATATACAAAGGGCTGATTTAAATGCCATAGAAGTTGCAAGAAGCTATAAAAAATTAATATATGATTTGAATATCAAACAAGAAGAATTGGCTTTAAGAGTGGGAAAAAGCAGAAGTACAATATCAAATTCTATGCGTATATTAGATTTAAGTGAAAATATACAAAATCTAATATTAGAATCAAAAATAACTGAAGGACATGCAAGAGCAATATTATCATTAAGCGATGAAAATGAAAGAGAAGAATTTGCTAAAGAAATAATAGAGAAAGGATACTCTGTAAGAGAATGCGAAAGAATAGTAAAAGAAAGAAAAAACAATATATCAAATGATTTAAGCGGTAGTAATGAAGAAAATACAGAAAATCAAAATGAAGCGAAAAAAGAAAATAAGAAAGACCCTAATATAAAAAAGCTAGAAAATGATTTAGAAAAAATATTCTCTACTAAAGTAAATGTAATAGATAAAAATGGCAAAGAAGGTAAAATAGTGATAGAATATTACAGTTCTGATGATCTATCAAGAATTATGGATATGCTTGAAAAAATATATGAAAGAGAAACCGGAATAAAACCTACTCTTGAATATTAG
- a CDS encoding glycoside hydrolase family 1 protein, which yields MNNSFPNNFLWGGAISANQSEGAYNADGKGLSTADVSPNGVVFPPKLPFDSNIYNPFHYGIDFYHTYKEDIKLLAELGINCLRTSIAWTRIFPTSVEDTANEKGLEFYDRLFDELLKYNIRPFITISHYEMPLYLVEKFGGWKNRKLIDFFCKFAETIFNRYKDKVKYWLTFNELNFTLSIPFTGAGILEEDDKTKYQALHHQLVASAKAVKLCHDIIKDSKIGCMISYSPIYPDTPNPEDVFACLKEQRKLTLCPDVQVKGEYPFYIKKLFKELGIYIDKNDYEIIKNTVDFIGFSYYSSKVISADTSKKQLVSGNMQKGVRNNYLKTSEWGWQIDPLGLRITLNNLYDRYKKPLFIVENGLGALDNLTDDMKVHDNYRIEYIKQHLLEVYNAIEDGVDLLGYLSWGPIDIISASTAEMSKRYGYIYVDKDNEGKGSLKRIKKDSFYWYSKVIKTNGVSLHNK from the coding sequence ATGAATAATTCTTTTCCTAATAATTTTTTATGGGGCGGTGCTATATCAGCAAATCAGTCTGAAGGAGCTTATAATGCAGATGGTAAGGGGCTTTCTACAGCAGATGTATCTCCAAATGGTGTAGTATTTCCTCCAAAACTGCCTTTTGATAGTAATATTTATAATCCTTTTCATTATGGTATAGATTTTTATCATACTTATAAAGAAGATATAAAGTTATTAGCTGAACTTGGTATAAATTGTTTAAGAACATCTATAGCTTGGACAAGAATTTTTCCTACAAGTGTAGAAGATACAGCAAATGAAAAGGGATTAGAATTTTATGACAGATTATTTGATGAGCTTTTGAAATATAATATAAGGCCTTTTATAACTATATCGCATTATGAAATGCCTTTATATTTAGTAGAAAAGTTTGGCGGATGGAAAAATAGAAAATTAATAGATTTTTTCTGTAAATTTGCAGAAACTATATTCAACAGATATAAAGATAAAGTAAAGTATTGGCTTACATTCAACGAACTTAATTTTACTTTATCAATACCTTTTACAGGTGCGGGCATATTAGAAGAAGATGATAAAACAAAATATCAGGCACTTCATCATCAATTAGTAGCCAGTGCAAAAGCAGTGAAGCTTTGTCATGATATTATAAAAGATTCAAAAATAGGATGTATGATTTCATATTCTCCTATATATCCTGATACTCCTAATCCTGAAGATGTTTTTGCTTGTTTGAAAGAACAGAGAAAATTAACATTATGTCCTGATGTTCAGGTAAAAGGTGAGTATCCTTTTTATATAAAAAAATTATTTAAAGAGCTTGGAATATATATTGATAAAAATGATTATGAGATAATAAAAAATACTGTTGACTTTATAGGCTTTAGTTATTATTCAAGCAAAGTTATTAGTGCTGATACATCTAAAAAACAATTAGTTTCAGGCAATATGCAAAAGGGTGTAAGGAATAATTATCTTAAAACTAGCGAATGGGGGTGGCAGATAGATCCTTTGGGATTAAGAATTACTTTGAATAATTTATATGACAGATATAAAAAGCCATTATTTATAGTAGAGAATGGGCTTGGGGCTTTGGATAATCTTACAGATGACATGAAAGTTCATGATAATTATAGAATAGAGTATATAAAACAGCATCTTTTAGAAGTATACAATGCTATAGAAGATGGAGTTGATTTGCTTGGTTATTTGAGTTGGGGACCTATAGATATTATCAGTGCATCTACAGCTGAAATGTCAAAGAGGTACGGATATATTTATGTTGATAAAGATAATGAAGGAAAAGGTTCTTTAAAAAGAATTAAGAAAGATAGTTTTTATTGGTATTCAAAAGTTATAAAAACTAATGGTGTTAGTTTACATAATAAATAA